One genomic segment of Ricinus communis isolate WT05 ecotype wild-type chromosome 3, ASM1957865v1, whole genome shotgun sequence includes these proteins:
- the LOC8274171 gene encoding enhancer of rudimentary homolog — protein sequence MANRHTIILMQTSHNRATRTFMDYDSINQAMDGICGLYERKLKDLNPAIRNITYDIADLYNFIDGLADMSALVYEHSIQAYLPNDRQWIKQRMFQHLKKLAHSK from the exons atg GCTAATAGGCACACTATAATTCTGATGCAGACCTCCCACAATAGAGCAACTAGAACGTTTATGGATTATGATTCAATAAATCAAGCTATGGATG GCATATGTGGACTATATGAACGGAAGCTCAAGGACCTAAATCCAGCCATAAGGAATATCACCTATGACATTGCAGatctctataattttattgatggcCTTGCGGACATGAGTGCTCTAGT TTACGAGCACTCAATTCAGGCATATCTACCGAATGATAGACAGTGGATTAAACAACGGATGTTTCAACACCTTAAGAAATTGGCACACAGTAAATGA